One region of Hymenobacter sediminicola genomic DNA includes:
- the paaN gene encoding phenylacetic acid degradation protein PaaN — translation MTEATRKHQPALDAAIQALHGRTFFAAFPENPSPEIYGADADANGRAAFEARRHQRYTELRQGEPAGWVGQEESPYEQEALGIEYPYYEPATLVRNAEAAFGPWRKLKPAQRAALLAESLEGIRQRFFEIAYATMHTTGQSFMMSFQASGPHAADRALEAIAAGYEEQTRFPEETRWEKPMGKYNLTLHKTWRAVPKGVGLVIGCSTFPTWNSVPGMYASLVTGNPVLIKPHPKAVLPIAIVVAEVQKVLADYGLDPRICQLAVDAADHLIGKDLAENPAVKLIDYTGGAQFGEYLEGLKGKTVFTEKTGVNSVILDSCDDLDKVAQNLAFSVSLYSGQMCTAPQNFFIPAGGMRVGEQQVPYEEVVQKLAAAVTGLAQNPKAGPHVLGAIQNRDTHERVQKLALDGGRSVLAHGSVEHPTFKNARTCSPCIHEISADRIEQYSQELFGPIMLVIRTRDTQESIRLAAQLAREYGAISCGAYTTNSAVKEQIMDEMSLAGTPVSFNLTGNIYVNQAAGFSDFHVTGGNPAGNASFTNPEFVIKRFTWVGFREPAE, via the coding sequence ATGACCGAAGCTACCCGTAAGCACCAGCCCGCCCTCGACGCCGCCATCCAGGCCCTGCACGGCCGCACGTTTTTCGCTGCTTTTCCCGAAAATCCTTCCCCCGAAATTTATGGCGCTGATGCCGATGCCAACGGCCGCGCCGCTTTCGAGGCCCGTCGCCACCAGCGCTACACCGAGCTGCGGCAGGGCGAGCCGGCCGGCTGGGTAGGGCAGGAAGAGTCGCCGTATGAGCAGGAGGCGCTGGGCATCGAGTACCCGTATTATGAGCCGGCCACGCTGGTTCGTAACGCCGAAGCCGCCTTTGGGCCGTGGCGCAAGCTGAAGCCGGCCCAGCGGGCCGCGCTGCTTGCAGAAAGCCTGGAAGGCATCCGGCAGCGGTTTTTTGAAATTGCCTATGCCACCATGCACACCACCGGGCAGTCGTTCATGATGTCGTTTCAGGCCAGTGGGCCGCACGCCGCCGACCGGGCACTGGAGGCCATTGCGGCCGGCTACGAGGAGCAGACCCGCTTCCCGGAAGAAACGCGCTGGGAAAAGCCTATGGGCAAATACAACCTCACGCTGCACAAAACTTGGCGCGCCGTGCCCAAAGGCGTGGGGCTGGTCATTGGCTGCTCCACGTTCCCGACGTGGAACTCGGTGCCGGGCATGTACGCCTCGCTCGTCACTGGCAATCCGGTGCTTATCAAGCCGCACCCGAAAGCCGTGCTGCCCATTGCCATTGTGGTAGCCGAAGTGCAGAAGGTGCTGGCCGACTACGGCCTGGACCCGCGCATTTGCCAGCTGGCCGTGGATGCCGCCGACCACCTCATTGGGAAGGACTTGGCCGAAAATCCGGCCGTGAAGCTCATCGACTACACGGGAGGCGCGCAGTTTGGCGAGTACCTTGAAGGACTGAAGGGCAAAACGGTCTTCACCGAAAAAACCGGCGTCAACAGCGTCATCCTCGACTCCTGCGACGACCTGGATAAGGTGGCGCAGAACCTGGCTTTCTCCGTGAGCCTATACTCGGGGCAGATGTGCACGGCGCCGCAGAACTTCTTCATTCCGGCCGGCGGCATGCGGGTTGGGGAGCAGCAGGTGCCCTACGAGGAAGTGGTGCAGAAGCTGGCCGCCGCCGTTACGGGGCTGGCCCAAAACCCCAAGGCCGGGCCGCACGTGCTGGGCGCTATTCAGAACCGGGATACCCACGAGCGGGTGCAGAAGCTGGCCCTCGATGGTGGCCGTAGCGTGCTGGCCCACGGCTCCGTGGAGCACCCCACATTCAAGAATGCGCGCACCTGCTCGCCCTGCATCCACGAAATCAGCGCCGACCGGATAGAGCAGTACAGCCAGGAGTTATTTGGGCCTATTATGTTGGTCATCAGGACCCGAGACACGCAGGAAAGCATTCGGCTGGCGGCGCAGCTGGCGCGCGAATACGGCGCTATTTCGTGCGGCGCCTACACCACCAACAGCGCCGTGAAAGAGCAGATTATGGATGAAATGAGTTTAGCCGGCACGCCCGTCAGCTTCAACCTGACCGGCAACATTTACGTGAACCAGGCCGCCGGCTTCTCTGACTTTCACGTGACAGGTGGTAATCCGGCCGGCAACGCCTCGTTCACCAACCCTGAATTCGTGATTAAGCGTTTCACCTGGGTTGGCTTCCGGGAGCCGGCAGAATAG
- a CDS encoding LytR/AlgR family response regulator transcription factor, with protein MNVLLVDDSRLARTELRHLLQAFPDVTVVGEARHAAEARARLQDLRPDLLLLDIHMPGETGFELLASLEAAPHVIFTTAYDEYALRAFEVNALDYLLKPVQENRLAAALEKARAKLLAPAVVEAVAAPAQSVPDEPPPTLLTEHDQVFVKDGERCWFVRLSDIRLFEINGSYTQIYFEQHRPLIPRTLQHLEQRLDHKVFFRANRQQIINLKWIESIEPWFSNTLKIRLRGGPEVEVSRQQSVRFRELMSL; from the coding sequence GTGAACGTTCTGCTCGTTGATGACTCCCGCCTGGCCCGAACCGAGCTGCGCCACCTGCTGCAAGCTTTTCCCGATGTAACGGTGGTGGGCGAAGCCCGGCACGCTGCCGAAGCTCGCGCCCGCCTGCAGGACCTGCGCCCCGACCTGCTGCTGCTCGATATTCATATGCCCGGCGAAACGGGATTTGAGCTGCTGGCGTCGCTGGAAGCTGCCCCACACGTCATCTTCACCACTGCCTACGACGAGTACGCCCTGCGCGCTTTTGAGGTGAATGCGCTGGACTACCTGCTCAAGCCAGTGCAAGAAAACCGGCTGGCAGCCGCTCTGGAAAAAGCCCGCGCCAAGCTGCTGGCTCCGGCTGTGGTTGAAGCTGTAGCCGCACCCGCGCAGTCCGTTCCCGACGAGCCCCCTCCTACTCTGCTCACCGAGCACGACCAGGTGTTTGTGAAGGATGGTGAACGGTGCTGGTTTGTGCGGCTTTCCGACATCCGGCTCTTTGAAATCAACGGTAGCTACACCCAGATTTACTTCGAGCAGCACCGCCCGCTTATTCCGCGCACCCTGCAGCACCTAGAGCAACGCCTCGACCATAAGGTGTTTTTCCGGGCCAACCGCCAGCAGATTATCAACCTGAAATGGATTGAGAGCATTGAGCCCTGGTTCAGCAACACGCTCAAAATCCGGCTGCGCGGTGGGCCGGAAGTGGAAGTTTCGCGCCAGCAGTCGGTACGGTTTCGGGAGCTTATGAGCCTGTAG
- a CDS encoding LexA family protein yields the protein MSNAILYCIPAHQLLPAELPLYACPIPAGFPSPADDQLDAPLDLTQHLFRNPASTFLARIVGDSMTGAGIHPGDLIAVDRALTACDGSIVVAVVEGEHTVKRLRLRNGRAWLEAENDRYDSLELLADARLEVWGVVTHVIHALEGRPAATPLRQWHRKQA from the coding sequence ATGAGCAACGCCATCCTGTATTGCATTCCTGCGCATCAGCTGCTGCCCGCCGAGCTGCCACTGTACGCCTGCCCCATACCCGCCGGCTTTCCGTCGCCCGCCGATGACCAGCTAGATGCACCTTTAGACCTGACCCAGCATCTGTTCCGCAATCCGGCCTCTACCTTCCTGGCTCGTATCGTTGGTGACTCCATGACCGGGGCTGGCATCCACCCCGGCGACCTGATAGCCGTAGACCGTGCCCTAACTGCCTGCGACGGTAGTATCGTGGTGGCAGTAGTAGAGGGTGAACATACTGTAAAGCGGCTACGACTACGAAACGGCCGCGCTTGGCTGGAAGCCGAAAACGACCGGTATGATTCTCTGGAGCTCCTGGCTGATGCCCGTCTGGAAGTTTGGGGCGTTGTGACACACGTAATACATGCGCTGGAAGGCCGCCCGGCTGCTACACCACTGCGGCAGTGGCACCGCAAGCAAGCCTAG
- a CDS encoding S8 family peptidase produces the protein MFPRLRALSITVLLGCLLALGSTSSHAQATYGPLTAENAAPTTQPGTLVFKLRPEYLAQASLTQIALPRLEATLRRLGATRLRQKFPKALPPDPKSPEAVDLRLIYQVWFGSETVLPKARLALQQTGVLAYVEPLYNRAPLYMPNDPLADSTNVNGQLHLKNIRAYQAWDVAKGDTTVVIGITDTGFRLSHEDLDGQWQRNRQDPPDGIDNDNDGFVDNFRGWDFADDDNNPSSDSYQQPRHGVHTSGCSSARPDNARGLAGVGFNCRFLPLKIYPSTPGGSFSGFEAIVYAADHGCKIINLSWGAAGGRSQFEQDAITYAAVNRDAVVVASAGNTNAELDFYPASYDHVLSVGSSSATDVKSGFATFSRRLDLVAPGDGVLTTWGDNDSDYIRATGSSFSAPLVAGAAGLVRARFPQLNAAQVRAQLRRTTDNIDLLPGNAAYQGKLGTGRLNAYRAVQANDQRAARITQRIFAPAKGAYQPADTIRLTVEVENLLLPVQNLTLTVTSLTPYLTVRQGSFAAGALATLARASNSAAPFRLAVASIVPLNTRAVLRYHFADAATGYEEDQYATILLNPDYVVLNAGDLALTLTSRGNIGYDGLGSDLGESVSYRGGAPLLYEGGLLLVTGATRVSSRLRNDRNTADTDFFSLTQTALRRQPLRADQEASGLLQDSLPSATRNRTVGVQVRQRGFAWAQAPHRDYVILEYQLKNVTPDTLKPLYAGLFMDWDVVPEYGRNVVAWDSVRRLSYAYDAGSPTTYVGLKWLNGGTATCYAINVNAPAGSPVQLSNGFSRSEKYLTLSNGTRQSTTGLPNGTDIAHVLGAALPRLAPTDSAVVAFAVLAAPSLAQLQAAADAAQTRYNQVLPTRPALTAGEWQLYPNPASGHVRLEIPARFGAQEMQLLNPLGQVVRRVAIAGAGASLNVSGLPAGLYMVRVQGAAGTLVRRLLVQPQ, from the coding sequence ATGTTTCCACGGCTACGCGCACTGTCAATTACTGTTTTGCTAGGCTGTTTGCTGGCCCTGGGCTCGACTTCAAGCCACGCGCAGGCTACCTATGGCCCGCTCACCGCGGAAAACGCCGCGCCCACTACCCAGCCCGGCACGCTGGTATTTAAACTGCGGCCCGAATACCTGGCCCAGGCCAGCCTCACGCAGATTGCGCTGCCCCGGCTGGAAGCTACCCTGCGCCGCTTGGGGGCCACACGCCTGCGCCAGAAGTTTCCGAAAGCTCTGCCGCCTGACCCCAAGAGCCCCGAGGCCGTGGACCTGCGCCTAATCTATCAGGTGTGGTTCGGCTCAGAAACTGTGCTGCCGAAAGCCCGCTTGGCTCTGCAGCAAACCGGGGTGCTGGCCTACGTGGAGCCACTCTACAACCGCGCGCCGCTGTACATGCCCAACGACCCGCTGGCCGACTCCACCAACGTCAACGGCCAGCTCCACCTGAAAAACATCCGGGCTTACCAGGCCTGGGACGTAGCCAAAGGCGACACAACGGTGGTTATTGGCATTACGGATACCGGCTTTCGGCTTTCACACGAGGACCTTGACGGACAGTGGCAGCGCAACCGCCAGGATCCACCCGATGGCATCGACAACGACAATGACGGATTCGTGGACAACTTCCGCGGCTGGGACTTCGCCGACGACGACAACAACCCGTCCTCCGATTCCTATCAGCAGCCCCGGCACGGTGTGCACACCAGCGGCTGCTCCTCGGCCCGCCCCGACAACGCGCGGGGCCTGGCGGGCGTGGGCTTCAACTGCCGCTTTCTGCCCCTGAAAATATACCCCAGCACACCCGGCGGCAGCTTTTCCGGCTTTGAAGCCATTGTGTACGCCGCCGACCACGGCTGCAAAATCATCAATCTAAGCTGGGGAGCGGCGGGTGGCCGCTCGCAGTTCGAGCAGGATGCCATTACCTACGCCGCCGTAAACCGCGACGCCGTAGTGGTGGCCTCGGCCGGCAACACCAACGCCGAATTGGACTTCTACCCTGCCTCCTACGACCATGTGCTGTCGGTGGGCTCCAGCAGCGCTACCGACGTCAAATCCGGCTTTGCCACCTTCAGCCGGCGCCTTGATTTGGTAGCGCCCGGCGACGGAGTGCTGACCACGTGGGGCGACAACGACTCGGACTATATCCGGGCTACGGGTTCGTCGTTTTCGGCACCACTGGTGGCGGGAGCGGCTGGACTAGTACGGGCGCGCTTTCCGCAGTTGAATGCCGCACAGGTACGCGCCCAATTGCGCCGCACCACCGATAATATTGACCTACTGCCCGGAAATGCGGCCTATCAGGGCAAGCTCGGAACGGGCCGCCTGAACGCATACCGCGCCGTGCAAGCCAACGACCAGCGGGCCGCCCGCATCACGCAGCGCATCTTTGCGCCCGCCAAAGGCGCCTACCAGCCCGCCGACACCATCCGGCTGACGGTGGAAGTAGAAAACCTGTTGCTGCCAGTGCAGAACCTGACGCTCACCGTCACGTCGCTGACGCCGTACCTCACGGTGCGGCAGGGCTCGTTTGCGGCAGGCGCGCTGGCTACGCTGGCGCGGGCTTCCAACTCGGCGGCTCCGTTTCGGCTGGCGGTAGCGAGCATCGTGCCGCTGAACACGCGGGCCGTGCTGCGCTATCATTTCGCGGATGCGGCCACCGGCTATGAGGAAGACCAGTACGCCACCATCCTGCTCAACCCCGATTATGTGGTGCTGAATGCCGGCGACCTGGCCCTTACGCTCACCAGCCGCGGCAATATTGGCTACGACGGGCTGGGCTCCGACCTGGGCGAAAGTGTCAGCTACCGGGGCGGCGCACCGCTGCTGTATGAAGGCGGCTTGCTGCTGGTCACTGGCGCTACCCGCGTATCCAGCCGCCTGCGCAACGACCGAAACACCGCCGATACTGATTTCTTCAGCCTGACCCAAACTGCCCTGCGCCGCCAGCCGCTGCGCGCCGACCAAGAAGCCAGCGGCCTACTACAGGACTCGTTGCCGAGTGCTACACGCAACCGTACGGTGGGCGTGCAGGTGCGGCAGCGCGGCTTTGCTTGGGCGCAAGCCCCACACCGCGACTACGTGATTCTGGAATATCAACTAAAAAACGTCACGCCCGACACGCTGAAACCGCTGTATGCAGGTCTGTTCATGGACTGGGACGTGGTGCCCGAATACGGCCGCAATGTGGTGGCCTGGGACTCGGTGCGCCGTCTGAGCTATGCTTACGATGCCGGTAGCCCTACTACCTATGTGGGCCTGAAGTGGCTGAACGGTGGCACTGCTACTTGCTATGCCATCAATGTAAATGCGCCAGCCGGCAGCCCCGTGCAGCTTTCCAACGGCTTCAGCCGTAGCGAAAAGTACCTGACCCTCAGCAACGGTACCCGCCAGAGCACCACCGGCCTGCCCAACGGCACCGATATTGCGCATGTGCTTGGCGCCGCGCTGCCCCGCCTCGCCCCCACCGACTCAGCCGTGGTAGCGTTTGCCGTGCTGGCCGCTCCCAGTCTGGCCCAGTTGCAAGCCGCCGCCGATGCTGCTCAGACACGCTACAATCAGGTACTGCCTACCCGCCCGGCCCTAACGGCTGGTGAGTGGCAGCTATATCCAAATCCCGCTTCCGGACATGTGCGCCTTGAAATACCGGCCCGATTCGGAGCCCAGGAAATGCAGTTGCTGAATCCGCTGGGACAAGTGGTTCGGCGGGTTGCTATTGCTGGCGCTGGTGCTTCGCTGAATGTGAGTGGGCTGCCGGCTGGGCTGTATATGGTGCGAGTGCAAGGCGCAGCCGGGACACTGGTTCGGCGTCTGCTGGTACAGCCGCAGTAG
- a CDS encoding TIGR02117 family protein, translating to MPSTLRKIAKGAAYAGGSIVGALVLYGVAAVGLSAVPVGKRGHSAPDAIEAYVLSNGVHTDIVVPVRNAQMDWTQLVRYTDTPAADSSMRYVGFGWGDKGFYLDTPTWAELKPSTAFKAMFWLGESAMHTTFHNQPVEGSDCVKIYLSPAQYSQLIEFIRNSFDYDVQGRVEHIQGHSYGQHDAFYEAKRTYNLFYTCNSWANEALKAAGQRAAFWTPFDAGIFWHYRDGGK from the coding sequence ATGCCCAGTACACTCAGAAAAATAGCCAAAGGAGCCGCTTACGCGGGGGGGAGTATTGTGGGGGCGCTGGTGCTGTATGGGGTAGCTGCCGTGGGGCTTTCGGCCGTGCCGGTAGGCAAGCGTGGCCATTCTGCCCCCGATGCTATTGAGGCGTATGTGCTGTCTAATGGCGTGCATACCGATATTGTGGTGCCCGTCCGGAACGCGCAAATGGACTGGACACAGCTAGTGCGCTACACCGATACGCCCGCCGCCGATTCCAGCATGCGCTACGTCGGCTTTGGCTGGGGCGACAAGGGGTTTTATCTCGACACGCCGACCTGGGCCGAGCTAAAGCCCAGTACGGCCTTTAAAGCTATGTTCTGGCTGGGCGAGTCGGCCATGCATACCACGTTCCACAATCAGCCTGTCGAAGGGTCCGACTGCGTGAAAATTTATTTGTCGCCGGCCCAGTACAGCCAGTTGATTGAGTTTATCCGCAACAGCTTCGATTATGATGTGCAGGGCCGTGTAGAGCACATACAGGGCCATAGCTACGGCCAGCACGATGCATTTTATGAGGCCAAGCGCACCTACAACTTGTTTTATACCTGCAACAGCTGGGCCAATGAGGCGCTAAAGGCGGCCGGCCAGCGGGCTGCCTTCTGGACTCCTTTCGACGCGGGCATCTTCTGGCACTATCGTGACGGTGGAAAGTAG
- a CDS encoding Y-family DNA polymerase: MYALIDCNNFYVSCERVFRPALADQPVVVLSNNDGCLISRSDEAKALGLKMGEPYHLVRPTLEQHGVAVFSSNYGLYGDMSRRVMQVLTGFSAQVEVYSIDEAFLNLAGLRYTAPDVRAYALLIRDTVQRHVGIPTCVGVAPTKTLAKLANRLARKQPLTERAVVLTTASECAAALSQTPIQDVWGIGRRYAAKLREYGIETAADLAAQPESWVRRQLGGITGVRLWHELHGHPCLDFDPHALDEDGCLLPAGGRQRRSVVCTRSFGRPQHAAEVLQEAVATFACRAAEKLRQQHLAAHLVTVLLGTDRYKARSGPATVSTTLTLPIATNDTGELLKAAHSALLRLWRPGTVYTRAGVMFCGLEAAGQVQTNLFVTASDQRNRPQLMAAVDTLNQRFGRGRVSYAAAGVASRSAVWKGRSAMRSSLYTTSWEELWQI; the protein is encoded by the coding sequence ATGTATGCCCTGATAGATTGCAACAACTTTTATGTTTCGTGCGAGCGTGTATTCCGGCCGGCGCTGGCAGACCAGCCTGTGGTGGTGCTCAGCAACAACGATGGCTGCCTTATTTCGCGGTCCGATGAGGCGAAGGCGCTGGGGTTGAAGATGGGTGAGCCGTACCATTTGGTGCGCCCTACGCTGGAGCAGCATGGAGTAGCGGTATTTTCTTCTAACTACGGCCTCTACGGCGACATGAGCCGGCGTGTAATGCAGGTGCTCACGGGTTTTTCGGCACAGGTAGAAGTATACTCCATCGATGAGGCCTTTCTGAATCTGGCAGGTCTGCGCTACACCGCACCCGATGTGCGGGCCTATGCGCTGCTGATTCGGGATACTGTACAGCGCCACGTAGGTATCCCGACTTGCGTGGGTGTGGCCCCTACCAAAACGTTGGCTAAACTCGCTAACCGTCTGGCCCGTAAGCAGCCGCTCACGGAGCGGGCTGTAGTGCTGACAACCGCGTCTGAATGCGCTGCAGCACTCTCCCAGACACCTATACAGGACGTGTGGGGCATTGGACGGCGCTACGCGGCCAAACTGCGGGAGTATGGTATCGAAACGGCTGCTGATCTGGCTGCGCAACCCGAAAGCTGGGTCCGCCGGCAATTAGGAGGAATTACTGGAGTGCGGCTGTGGCACGAATTGCACGGGCATCCCTGCCTGGATTTTGATCCGCATGCGCTGGACGAAGATGGCTGCCTGTTGCCTGCTGGTGGCCGCCAGCGCCGGAGCGTCGTATGCACCCGTTCGTTTGGGCGGCCCCAGCACGCCGCTGAAGTGCTGCAAGAGGCCGTAGCCACATTTGCCTGCCGTGCCGCCGAAAAGCTACGCCAGCAGCATTTGGCCGCCCATCTTGTCACGGTGCTGCTTGGTACTGACCGGTACAAAGCCCGGTCTGGCCCAGCCACGGTCAGCACCACACTCACATTGCCCATAGCAACCAACGATACCGGAGAGCTGCTGAAGGCTGCACATAGTGCGCTTCTGCGGCTTTGGCGGCCCGGAACTGTCTACACCCGTGCTGGCGTAATGTTCTGTGGCTTGGAAGCAGCCGGTCAGGTACAAACGAATCTATTTGTTACTGCATCTGACCAGCGGAACCGGCCCCAACTCATGGCAGCAGTAGATACTCTCAACCAGCGGTTCGGACGAGGGCGGGTGAGCTATGCGGCAGCCGGCGTCGCCTCACGAAGCGCTGTCTGGAAAGGGCGCAGCGCCATGCGGTCCAGCTTGTACACAACAAGCTGGGAAGAGCTTTGGCAGATATAA
- a CDS encoding carbonic anhydrase — protein sequence MITYDEIFENNRQWVASNTATNADFLQHLAADQKPDYLYIGCSDSRVTAEELMGVAPGEVFVHRNVANLVINIDLNATSVIEYAVAHLGVKHIVVCGHYGCGGVKAAMQPKDLGIMNPWLRNIRDVYRLHHTTLDAIEDTTERYDRLVELNVQEQCVNVIKMAVVQQAYLKNGYPTVHGWVFDLKTGLLKDLNLDFEHILHDIQEIYNLGDQVLFGEAKDTPAIEIGKEAKTEAQR from the coding sequence ATGATAACGTACGACGAAATCTTCGAGAACAACCGCCAGTGGGTAGCTTCAAACACAGCTACCAACGCCGATTTCCTCCAACACCTCGCTGCCGACCAGAAGCCGGACTATCTGTATATCGGCTGCTCCGATTCGCGCGTGACAGCAGAGGAGTTGATGGGTGTGGCGCCAGGTGAGGTATTTGTGCACCGTAACGTGGCCAACCTGGTCATCAACATCGACCTGAACGCCACATCGGTCATTGAATATGCCGTGGCTCATTTGGGCGTGAAACACATTGTGGTGTGTGGGCACTACGGCTGCGGGGGCGTAAAGGCAGCTATGCAGCCCAAGGATCTGGGAATTATGAATCCCTGGCTGCGTAACATCCGCGACGTGTACCGGCTACACCACACGACGCTGGACGCCATTGAGGACACCACGGAGCGCTACGACCGACTTGTTGAACTGAATGTGCAGGAGCAGTGCGTCAACGTTATTAAGATGGCGGTGGTGCAGCAGGCGTACCTAAAAAACGGCTATCCTACAGTGCACGGCTGGGTATTCGACCTGAAAACCGGTCTGCTCAAAGATCTGAATCTAGACTTCGAGCATATCCTGCACGATATTCAGGAAATCTATAATCTCGGCGACCAAGTGCTGTTTGGAGAAGCGAAGGACACGCCGGCTATCGAAATAGGGAAAGAAGCTAAAACCGAAGCACAGCGGTAG